The Mycobacterium riyadhense sequence GAGGTCTCCGAGGCGGCGCTGGCGCTGGCCCGCGGCGCCGCCGAAGCCGTCGTCACGGCCAACAAATCCGTGCGCACCCTGGCCGTCGAGACTGTCCGCACGCTGCCGCGCCTGGCCCGGCTGGGACAACTGAACGACCACACCCGAATCTCGCTCGGCCGCGTCATCGACGAACAGGCACGCGATGCCCCGCACGGCGAATTCCTGTTGTTTGACGGACGTGTCCACACTTACGAGGCGGTCAACCGACGCATCAACAACGTTGTTCGCGGCCTGATCGAAGTAGGGGTACGCCAAGGCGACCGGGTTGGTGTGCTGATGGAGACGCGGCCCAGTGCGCTGGTCGCCATCGCCGCGCTGTCGCGCCTCGGGGCGGTGGCCGTGTTGATGCGGGCAGGCGCCGATCTGGGCGCACAAGTGCGGCTCGGGGGAGCGACCGAGATCCTGACCGATCCCGCCAACCTCGATGCGGCGCGTCAATTGCCCGGACAGGTGCTAGTGCTAGGCGGCGGTGAGTCACGCGACCTACATCTGCCGGAGGACAGCGATGTCATTGACATGGAACAAATCGATCCGGACGCCGTAGAATTGCCCGCCTGGTACCGGCAAAACCCGGGCCTGGCGCGCGACCTTGCGTTCATCGCCTTCAGCGCGGTCGGCGGCGAGCTGGTCGCCAAGCAGATCACCAACTATCGCTGGGCGGTGTCGGCGTTCGGAACCGCCTCGACGGCCACCCTGGACCGCAAAGACACCGTCTACTGCCTGACCCCACTGCACCACGAGTCGGCACTGCTGGTCAGCCTGGGCGGTGCCGTCGTCGGCGGTACCAGGATCGCACTGTCCCGCGGACTAAAGCCCGAGCGATTCGTCTCTGAGGTTCGGCAGTACGGCGTCACCGTGGTCTCCTACACATGGGCAATGTTGCGCGACGTCCTTGACGATCCCGCTTTTGTGCTGCACGGTAACCATCCGGTGCGGCTGTTCATCGGCTCGGGTATGCCCACCGGATTATGGGAGCGCGTCGTCGACGCGTTCGCGCCCGCACACGTCGTCGAGTTCTTCGCCACCACCGACGGACAGGCGGTGCTGGCCAACGTCTCGGGCGCCAAGATCGGCAGCAAGGGCCGTCCGCTACCAGGTGCCGGCCGTGTCGAGCTCGGCGCCTACGACGCGCAACATGACCTGATCCTGGAGAACGACCAGGGTTTCGTACAGGTCGCCGACGTCAACCAGATCGGAGTGCTGCTCGCGCAATCTCGCGGGCCGATCGATCCCACCGCATCGGTCAAGCGCGGTGTCTTCGCTCCTGCCGACACCTGGATATCCACCGAGTACCTGTTCCGCCGCGACGACGACGGCGACTATTGGCTGGCCGGCAGGCGCGGATCGGAGGTCCGCACCGCGCGTGGCATGGTCTACGCCGAACCGGTGAACGACGCGCTCGGCCTGATCAACGGCGTCGACCTCGCCGTGACCTACGGCGTCCAGGTGAAAGGCCGGCAGGTGGCGGTGTCTGCTGTGACGTTGCGCCCGGGAGCCACGATCACCTCGGCCGACCTCATGGAAGCCGTTGCGGGCATGCCGGTGGGGTTGGGGCCTGACGTCGTGCACGTGGTGGCACGGATGACGCTCAGCGCGAGCTACCGACCTACCGTGAGCGCCCTGCGGGCAGCCGGTATCCCCAAGGCGGGGCGTAACGCATGGTATTTCGACGCCGGCAGCAACGAATTCCGGCGTTTGACTCCGGCGGTGCGCAGCGAGTTGACCGGCAAGCCGAAGCCCGCCAATGCTTGACGACACGCTGCTGAGCATTCTGGTGTGCCCGGCCGACCGGGGTCCGCTGGTGCTGGTCGACGACGGCAAGTGTCTCTACAACCCGAGGCTGCGCCGCGCCTATCGCATTGACGACGGCATCCCAGTGCTGCTGATCGACGAGGCCCGTGATGTCGACGACGAGGAGCACGCCCGGCTCATGGCGTCAGGCCCGGCAGATCCCCAGTGAGGTAACGCTGCAAGTTGGGAGCGATGGTTTGCGCGATCTGTTCGGAGGGCAGCGATGCGAACGGCTCGATCTTGACGATGTAGCGCGCCATCACCACGCCCATCAACTGAGACCTGTCTTGGCTCACATTGGTGGGCACCATAGATCGGGCACATCGCACCG is a genomic window containing:
- a CDS encoding acyl-CoA synthetase — encoded protein: MVTRPVERLVATAQNGLEVLRLGGLETGSVPSPSQIVESVPMYKLRRYFPPDNRPGQPPVGPPVLMVHPMMMSADMWDVTRAEGAVGILHARGLDAWVIDFGSPDKVEGGMRRNLADHIVALSQAIDTVKDTTGQDVHLVGYSQGGMWCYQVGAYRRSKNLASIVAFGSPVDTLAALPMGIPANMGAAVADFMADHVFNRLAIPSWMARTGFQMMDPLKTAKARVDFLRQLHDREALLPREQQRRFLEREGWIAWSGPAISELLKQFIAHNRMMTGGFAINGQMVTLTDITCPILAFVGEVDDIGQPASVRGIRRAAPNTEVYECLIRTGHFGLVVGSRAAQQSWPTVADWVCWISSGGDKPGNIGLMVEQPAEHTDSGVVWSSRLAHGIGEVSEAALALARGAAEAVVTANKSVRTLAVETVRTLPRLARLGQLNDHTRISLGRVIDEQARDAPHGEFLLFDGRVHTYEAVNRRINNVVRGLIEVGVRQGDRVGVLMETRPSALVAIAALSRLGAVAVLMRAGADLGAQVRLGGATEILTDPANLDAARQLPGQVLVLGGGESRDLHLPEDSDVIDMEQIDPDAVELPAWYRQNPGLARDLAFIAFSAVGGELVAKQITNYRWAVSAFGTASTATLDRKDTVYCLTPLHHESALLVSLGGAVVGGTRIALSRGLKPERFVSEVRQYGVTVVSYTWAMLRDVLDDPAFVLHGNHPVRLFIGSGMPTGLWERVVDAFAPAHVVEFFATTDGQAVLANVSGAKIGSKGRPLPGAGRVELGAYDAQHDLILENDQGFVQVADVNQIGVLLAQSRGPIDPTASVKRGVFAPADTWISTEYLFRRDDDGDYWLAGRRGSEVRTARGMVYAEPVNDALGLINGVDLAVTYGVQVKGRQVAVSAVTLRPGATITSADLMEAVAGMPVGLGPDVVHVVARMTLSASYRPTVSALRAAGIPKAGRNAWYFDAGSNEFRRLTPAVRSELTGKPKPANA
- a CDS encoding Trm112 family protein, giving the protein MLDDTLLSILVCPADRGPLVLVDDGKCLYNPRLRRAYRIDDGIPVLLIDEARDVDDEEHARLMASGPADPQ